A genomic region of Paramormyrops kingsleyae isolate MSU_618 chromosome 19, PKINGS_0.4, whole genome shotgun sequence contains the following coding sequences:
- the snx17 gene encoding sorting nexin-17, giving the protein MHFSIPETEVRSGDNGSTYVAYNIHVNGVLHCRVRYSELLGLHEQIKKEYGNNVVPNFPPKKIFTLTPAEVEQRREQLEKYMQAVRQDPVLGASELFNSFLRKAQQETQQIPTEEVQLDVSLSNGQKVTVKILTSDQTEEVLEAVAAKLDLPDELVGYFSLFLVRETPDGGCTFMRKLQEFELPYVSVTSLHNPEFHIVLRKSYWDSAYDSDVMDNRVGLNLLYAQTVSDIERGWILVNKDHHRQLKSLQEKGSKKEFIRLAQTLKYFGYIKFDPCITDFPEKGCHVIVSAGNNELNFHVKLPNEQVKEGSFKVTRMRCWRVTSSQVPMANGTGGSCAPGKCEIKLELAFEYLMSKDRLQWVTISSPQAIMMSICLQSMVDELMVKKSGGSIKKMLKKRHNGSLHRSDSQQAVKSPPLLDSPDPSREQVVKLSTKLTSVTLRGISSSSSSNDISGNDFHGNYAFEGIGDDDL; this is encoded by the exons ATAAAGAAGGAGTACGGAAACAACGTGGTGCCAAACTTCCCTCCAAAGAAGATTTTTACCCTCACGCCGGCGGAAGTGGAGCAGAGGCGAGAGCAGCTTGAGAAGTACATGCAGGCTG TACGCCAGGACCCCGTGCTTGGAGCCAGCGAGTTGTTCAACAGCTTCCTGCGTAAGGCTCAGCAG GAGACGCAGCAGATTCCCACAGAGGAAGTCCAGCTGGATGTGTCCCTCTCCAATGGCCAGAAAGTCACAGTGAAGATCCTGACATCGGACCAGACCGAGGAGGTCCTGGAG GCCGTGGCGGCGAAGCTGGACCTTCCGGATGAACTGGTGGGATATTTCAGCCTCTTCCTGGTCCGGGAAACACCAGATGGCGGCTGCACGT TCATGCGGAAGCTGCAGGAGTTCGAGCTGCCCTACGTGTCCGTCACCAGCCTGCACAACCCGGAGTTCCATATCGTCCTCCGGAAGAG ttacTGGGATTCAGCCTATGACAGTGATGTGATGGACAACAGAGTCGGCCTCAATTTGCTATATGCTCAG ACGGTGTCCGATATCGAACGAGGCTGGATTTTAGTGAATAAAGACCATCACCGGCAGCTCAAATCTCTCCAGGAAAAAGGCTCAAAGAAAGAA TTTATCCGCCTCGCCCAGACACTAAAGTACTTCGGCTACATCAAATTTGACCCCTGCATCACGGACTTCCCCGAGAAGGGCTGTCATGTGATCGTCAGCGCCGGAAACAACGAGCTCAACTTTCACGTCAAGCTGCCCAACGAGCAGGTCAAGGAGGGCAGCTTCAAGGTCACACGCATGCGGTGCTGGCGTGTCACTTCCTCT CAGGTCCCGATGGCCAACGGTACCGGCGGTAGCTGTGCACCAGGGAAGTGTGAGATCAAACTGGAGCTGGCCTTTGAGTACCTGATGAGCAAAGACCGTCTGCAGTGGGTCACCATCTCCAGCCCACAG GCTATCATGATGAGCATCTGTCTGCAGTCCATGGTTGATGAGCTGATGGTAAAGAAATCTGGGGGCAGTATCAAAAAG ATGCTGAAGAAGCGACACAACGGGAGCCTCCACCGGTCGGACAGCCAGCAGGCGGTGAAATCGCCGCCACTGctg GACTCCCCGGACCCGAGTCGCGAGCAGGTCGTCAAGCTCTCG ACCAAGCTGACCTCCGTCACCCTAAGAGGCATCAGCAGTTCCAGCTCCAGCAATGACATCAGCGGCAATGATTTCCATGGCAACTACGCCTTCGAAGGGATCGGCGATGACGATTTGTAG